A segment of the Bacillus licheniformis DSM 13 = ATCC 14580 genome:
CACCGAAGCGGACGGAAGGCGGAGTCCGTCTTTACTCTGAAGACGATCTTGAGGAACTTGAAAGAGTGATCAGCGCGAAGGAAGTGCTGGGATTCTCGCTGCAGGAGCTCCAGCAGTTCATGGAAACGGGCAAGCACCTGGAGATGAATAAAGAAGGATACCTATTGTCGCTGGATAAACGGGAACGAAAAGAAAAGCTTGAAGACATTCAGAGGATGCTGAATGAACAGATGAGAATGATTGATGAAAAGATTGAAAAATTTCAATCATTCAAGAAGCGCTTGGAAGGTATGCAGGCAAAAGCCGAGAATGCCCTACAATCAATTGATTAAACAAGACAAACGCTATTTTCATAGCGTTTCTTTATTTGGAAAGAAGGTTTGATAGATAAT
Coding sequences within it:
- a CDS encoding MerR family transcriptional regulator, coding for MEWMKIDQMAKRSGLTKRTIRFYEEIGLLSSPKRTEGGVRLYSEDDLEELERVISAKEVLGFSLQELQQFMETGKHLEMNKEGYLLSLDKRERKEKLEDIQRMLNEQMRMIDEKIEKFQSFKKRLEGMQAKAENALQSID